DNA from Vibrio japonicus:
CATTTCTTACAGACCTATCAAGTACTGTTAGAGTCTTTCCGCGACACCATAGAAGCGCAGTTGAAAACACTGTATCAAAACAAGCGTTTGCAACAGTTAAATACCGCACTCAAGTCGAGAATTCAAACACGTACACAAGATCTTGTTGAACTGAACTACTCACTTAACATTGAAATGGACAAACGGCGCGCTGCTGAGCAGAAAATTGTTTTTCAGCAGAACCATGATTTGGCCACGGGGTTTTTAAATCGGGCTGCCCTCGAAAGCGAATCCAAAATACTGCTAAGAAGTACGACAGACCAAAATGAGAAACACGTTGCGCTCTTGCATGTGGGATTTGCGAATGGCCGGCGCATTCAGTCAAAATATGGTTATAGCGCTTGGGATGAGGTACTGATTGAATACCGGCAAAGACTCGGAGATTTAAGCGCATACGACATTGTCACTGCCAGACCCACCTCCACTGACCTCGCCTTTCTTCTGTATTCCAACAACCTTGATGAAGACATTCAGCAGCTTTGCGATCACTTAGTGGAAACCAGCCACTCCGAATTTTCAGTTGAAGGTGAGCAACTCCACCTACACAGTTTTATTGGTATCGCGACCTCTAAAGACACCATCAGTAGCAGTAAACTATCAAAGTTCGCCTTTGAAGCCATGCTTTCTTGCAAAGACTCGGGACATAAATTTAGCTTCTACTCACAAGATTTATCAGACATCCACAAGCACCTCAACCAGTTAGAAAGTTACCTTTTACAAGCAATAAGAAACGATGATCTGCTGCTCTATTTCCAGCCTAAAGTTTCGCCTGTTACGCACAAATGGATCGGTGCAGAAGCCTTACTCCGTTGGAGACACCCCGTTTTAGGCGATATTTCTAACGAACCGCTTATTCACCTTGCAGAACAAAATGGACTTATCTTTGAACTGGGTAATTTTGTCCTGCGCTCTGCTATTGAAAAAGCCAGTGAGTGGGTAGGAAAAGTCGATAACTTTAAACTGGGTGTAAACATTTCGGCAGTGCAACTCCAAAGCCCTCACTTTGTCGACCAAGTACAAAACCTTCTGACCACTTATCAGTTGCCCGCTCAATTTCTAGAGCTGGAAGTGACAGAAACGGGGCTAATTGCCGATGAACAAATCGCACAAAAGACATTAACCTCGTTAAGCCAACTTGGCGTGACATTGTCACTAGATGACTTCGGAACTGGCTATGCCTCTTTTAATTACCTCAAAAAATTTCCCTTCGACGCAATTAAAGTCGACAAAAGCTTTATTAATCAGCTGGAAGATAATGAGGAAGATCAGGAAATCGTTCGCTCCATCATCAATATCGCGAAAAAACTTGGCTACAGAGTGACAGCAGAAGGTGTAGAGACACAAAAGCATGAAGCATTCATCGTCGCAGAAGGTTGCGATGCTGGGCAAGGTTACTTATATGGCAAGCCCATGCCCTGTGATGAATTTGAAGCCAGTT
Protein-coding regions in this window:
- a CDS encoding sensor domain-containing phosphodiesterase, whose translation is MSKLNTADICIPHEMLDSWQIIANLLAETVSVPAALIMRIHEEHIEVFTANNNVAHPYHPGEKEPLNQRLYCETVIETGQKLHIPNAIIDPEWKNNPDAELGFIAYYGLPIYWPNGEPFGTICVLDKKENHFLQTYQVLLESFRDTIEAQLKTLYQNKRLQQLNTALKSRIQTRTQDLVELNYSLNIEMDKRRAAEQKIVFQQNHDLATGFLNRAALESESKILLRSTTDQNEKHVALLHVGFANGRRIQSKYGYSAWDEVLIEYRQRLGDLSAYDIVTARPTSTDLAFLLYSNNLDEDIQQLCDHLVETSHSEFSVEGEQLHLHSFIGIATSKDTISSSKLSKFAFEAMLSCKDSGHKFSFYSQDLSDIHKHLNQLESYLLQAIRNDDLLLYFQPKVSPVTHKWIGAEALLRWRHPVLGDISNEPLIHLAEQNGLIFELGNFVLRSAIEKASEWVGKVDNFKLGVNISAVQLQSPHFVDQVQNLLTTYQLPAQFLELEVTETGLIADEQIAQKTLTSLSQLGVTLSLDDFGTGYASFNYLKKFPFDAIKVDKSFINQLEDNEEDQEIVRSIINIAKKLGYRVTAEGVETQKHEAFIVAEGCDAGQGYLYGKPMPCDEFEASLMLKRTDV